GACTTGACAAAAACGGCGGCGCAATTCTCTGCGGACTTTACCGGTTGCTAGCAGCAAACGCGGCGCTGTGAAGCAAGTTCCGTGCCGCACAATTTCGCGGAAAAAGTTTGGCGAAGAGGAAACAATTTGATGTAAAAAAATGCGCAGAGTGGGCTTGCAAAATTTGCCGCGACAAATATCAATGCGCTGGAAAAACGGCGCGCGAAAGAGATTTGCAGCGACGGGTTGACGTTTAGAACAGCCCAACCAACACATCGTACACCGCATGCGTGCCGACGGCGATGCCGAAGCCGCGATACAAAAAGAGCGCGGCAAAAAACAGACCGGCGGTGGCGCGAAATAGGAAGGCGTACCACTGGAAGGGCTCGCCCAAGGCGCCTACGTGATGGGCGGCGGCGAAAATCAAACTCGACAGCAGGGCGCTGCCGGCCCAGGCCCAAGCTTGTTGACATCCGCACCAGCGCAACACTTGCGCTAGCAGCGGGACCATCATCAGGCGGAAGAGCAATTCTTCATAAATGCCAGCGCCCATGAAGCTAATTAATCGCCGCAGGGCGTTGGCCAGCGTCATTCCCAGCGAGGCGTGCAACACGGCGGGTGGAGCTTCGCGTGTGACCAACGACTGCAAGTTCGCTTGAATCCGCGCAATCACTACCAGCGCCACGGC
The DNA window shown above is from Pirellulales bacterium and carries:
- a CDS encoding CPBP family intramembrane glutamic endopeptidase — translated: MSEVLTKGSGDFSRPPRGASTAFILPFMQAATTSNSIAVGKFYGDYWQQSRRPLTSLAFVTPLLIVYELGVLWLGPQAMRNGADVWLRQLLDLLGFSQYFLLPLLTLGLLAGWHHVTRQPWRVAPGVLYAKLAECVLLAVALVVIARIQANLQSLVTREAPPAVLHASLGMTLANALRRLISFMGAGIYEELLFRLMMVPLLAQVLRWCGCQQAWAWAGSALLSSLIFAAAHHVGALGEPFQWYAFLFRATAGLFFAALFLYRGFGIAVGTHAVYDVLVGLF